In a single window of the Limnochorda sp. L945t genome:
- a CDS encoding DUF6504 family protein has product MQQIEMMESQQPEVAGQPPAPRSFRWQGRTFTVSAVLRRWQDHPSRARGALKGRQVPFGAATETGARTYFRVRTEDGSVFDLAYDPQASTWGLLRQLASGAGGR; this is encoded by the coding sequence ATGCAGCAGATCGAGATGATGGAGTCCCAGCAGCCCGAGGTCGCCGGCCAGCCCCCGGCACCGCGCTCGTTCCGGTGGCAGGGCCGGACGTTCACGGTGAGTGCGGTGCTGCGCCGCTGGCAGGACCACCCCTCCAGGGCCAGGGGAGCGCTGAAGGGGAGGCAGGTACCCTTTGGGGCTGCAACCGAGACGGGAGCTCGCACGTACTTCAGGGTGAGGACCGAAGACGGGTCTGTGTTCGACCTGGCGTACGACCCGCAGGCGAGCACGTGGGGGCTGCTGCGCCAGCTCGCCAGCGGCGCCGGCGGCCGCTGA
- the pheA gene encoding prephenate dehydratase, whose protein sequence is MSTGGLGYLGPEGSFSHQAARRWLAISGCSFPLVPAGDLPALFASAERGKLEQIVCPLENSLEGSVALVLDLWLHESTLRQVGEVVLPVQQWLLVRPGVPMRSVSRVLSHPHALAQCRRTIASVLPGVPQVPASSTAEAARLVAQAPQERWAAVGSLEAARRWGLEPVLGPMEDGGANVTRFGILGWRSPARTGRDRTTLVVGSLEDRPGLLRDILDVLARRGLNLTRIESRPSREGLGRYLFLMDMEGHATDPGVADALASVRRLTGYLRLLGSYPCDPAWGGPASP, encoded by the coding sequence GTGAGCACCGGAGGACTTGGCTACCTGGGGCCGGAGGGGAGCTTCAGCCACCAGGCAGCCCGGCGGTGGCTGGCGATATCGGGGTGCTCATTTCCCCTGGTGCCGGCCGGCGACCTCCCTGCCCTGTTCGCTTCGGCCGAGCGGGGAAAGCTGGAGCAGATCGTCTGCCCGCTGGAAAACTCCCTCGAGGGCTCGGTGGCCCTGGTGCTGGACCTGTGGCTGCACGAGAGCACGCTCCGCCAGGTCGGGGAGGTCGTGCTGCCGGTGCAGCAGTGGCTGCTCGTGCGGCCGGGCGTGCCCATGCGCTCGGTTAGCCGGGTGCTCTCTCATCCCCACGCTCTGGCCCAATGCCGCCGCACCATCGCCTCCGTGCTTCCCGGCGTCCCCCAGGTGCCGGCGTCGAGCACCGCCGAGGCGGCGCGGCTCGTCGCGCAGGCGCCCCAGGAACGGTGGGCGGCGGTCGGAAGCCTGGAGGCGGCCCGCCGGTGGGGCCTCGAACCGGTCCTGGGCCCCATGGAGGACGGCGGCGCCAACGTCACCCGGTTCGGTATCCTGGGCTGGCGGAGCCCCGCGCGGACCGGCCGGGATCGGACGACCCTGGTCGTGGGAAGCCTGGAGGACCGGCCGGGACTGTTGCGCGACATCCTGGACGTGCTGGCCCGCCGCGGCCTCAACCTGACCCGCATCGAATCGCGCCCTTCCCGAGAAGGGCTGGGGCGCTACCTCTTCCTCATGGACATGGAAGGCCACGCCACCGACCCCGGCGTGGCGGACGCCCTGGCCTCGGTCCGGCGGCTCACGGGCTACCTCCGGCTCCTGGGGAGCTACCCGTGCGACCCGGCGTGGGGAGGTCCGGCGAGCCCGTAG
- a CDS encoding lipoate--protein ligase family protein, which produces MERWRLLVDGPGRASWNMAVDEAVLESVEHEAAPPTVRFYRWAPPAVSLGYFQEWQRAVNENACRQAGVDVVRRPTGGRAVFHHVEVTYAVMLPPGHPVAGLAVMDGYRRISEALREGLRLLGVEADLARPAAPAGQGREALAGACFDSASRYELEWRGRKLVGSAQVRRASGAVLQHGSIPIRLDPGLTAHLLAPGGRGERFLALLLGQRAGDLSRALGREPGWDEVVRALVEGLGVALRVDLEQQDLTPGERARAGSLVAERYGNPEWNRLRPSSRVRAAAGDVS; this is translated from the coding sequence ATGGAACGCTGGCGACTGCTCGTCGACGGGCCCGGACGGGCCTCCTGGAACATGGCGGTGGACGAGGCCGTCCTCGAGAGCGTGGAGCACGAGGCGGCGCCTCCAACGGTGCGCTTCTACCGGTGGGCACCTCCGGCGGTCTCCCTGGGGTACTTCCAGGAATGGCAGCGGGCGGTCAACGAGAACGCCTGCAGGCAGGCAGGCGTCGACGTGGTGCGGCGCCCGACCGGAGGCCGGGCGGTCTTCCACCACGTCGAGGTGACGTACGCCGTCATGCTCCCGCCGGGACACCCCGTGGCCGGCCTGGCCGTGATGGACGGCTACCGGCGGATCAGCGAGGCTTTGCGGGAGGGACTGCGGCTGCTCGGCGTCGAGGCAGACCTCGCCAGGCCGGCCGCACCTGCGGGGCAGGGGCGGGAAGCGCTGGCCGGGGCCTGTTTCGACTCCGCCTCCCGCTACGAGCTAGAGTGGCGCGGGCGCAAGCTCGTGGGGAGCGCACAGGTCCGGCGGGCGAGCGGTGCCGTCCTCCAGCACGGGAGCATCCCGATCCGCCTCGACCCCGGGCTGACGGCCCACCTGCTCGCTCCCGGAGGGCGGGGCGAGCGGTTTCTCGCGCTGTTGCTCGGCCAGCGCGCGGGCGACCTGAGCCGGGCGCTCGGGCGAGAGCCGGGATGGGACGAGGTCGTGCGGGCGCTGGTCGAAGGGCTCGGCGTGGCCCTCCGGGTCGACCTGGAGCAACAAGACCTCACTCCTGGCGAACGAGCCAGGGCCGGCTCCCTCGTGGCCGAGCGCTACGGAAACCCGGAGTGGAACCGCCTGCGACCTTCCTCTCGCGTGCGGGCGGCAGCCGGAGACGTCTCGTGA
- the gcvPB gene encoding aminomethyl-transferring glycine dehydrogenase subunit GcvPB produces the protein MPQARTRLETEDPPLLFEQGAPGRQGYQLPGLDVPERPLTDLLPVSSLRRRPLELPELSEVEVIRHFTGLSRRNHAVDVGFYPLGSCTMKYNPKVNEEVAALPGFSRIHPYQPEETVQGALELMWRLERYLCEIAGLSRATLQPAAGAHGELTGLLLIKAYHRDRGQHEQRREIVVPDSAHGTNPASVTMSGYRMVQVPSDARGGVDVAALRGLVGPQTAGLMLTNPNTLGLFDENILEIAEIVHQAGGLLYYDGANANAILGISRPGDMGFDIVHFNLHKTFSTPHGGGGPGAGPIAVREFLVPFLPVPLVGFDGERYFLDYDVPKSIGRVRSFYGNFGVLVKAYAYIRALGPEGLRRVSEAAVLNANYLMRLLAEEYHLPYDRHCKHEFVVSAVRQKAKGVRAGDIAKRILDFGMHAPTVYFPLIVEEALMVEPTETETKQTLDRFAAVMRQIAREAEEAPEIVTSAPHRTPVRRLDEVTAAREPKLCFPAS, from the coding sequence ATGCCACAGGCCAGGACCCGTCTCGAAACCGAAGACCCACCTCTCCTCTTCGAGCAGGGGGCTCCGGGGCGGCAGGGCTACCAGCTGCCCGGCCTGGACGTACCGGAACGCCCCCTCACGGACCTCCTGCCTGTGTCGAGCTTGAGGCGCCGGCCCCTGGAGCTGCCGGAGCTGTCGGAGGTCGAGGTGATCCGGCACTTCACCGGGCTTTCCCGGCGCAACCACGCCGTGGACGTCGGCTTTTACCCGCTCGGTTCTTGCACCATGAAGTACAACCCCAAAGTCAACGAAGAGGTGGCGGCCCTCCCGGGCTTCAGCCGCATTCACCCGTACCAGCCGGAGGAGACGGTGCAAGGAGCGCTCGAGCTCATGTGGCGGCTCGAGCGGTACCTGTGCGAGATCGCGGGGCTGTCCCGAGCCACTCTGCAACCGGCGGCGGGCGCCCACGGAGAGCTGACCGGGCTGTTGCTCATCAAGGCGTACCACCGGGACCGGGGCCAGCATGAGCAGCGGCGGGAGATCGTCGTCCCGGATTCGGCGCACGGCACCAACCCGGCGAGCGTTACCATGAGCGGCTACCGGATGGTGCAGGTGCCCTCGGATGCGCGGGGCGGCGTCGACGTGGCAGCGCTGCGAGGGCTCGTGGGACCCCAGACGGCCGGGCTGATGTTGACCAACCCCAACACCCTCGGGCTGTTCGACGAAAACATCCTGGAGATCGCGGAGATCGTGCACCAGGCCGGGGGGCTCCTCTATTACGACGGCGCCAACGCCAACGCCATCCTGGGCATCTCCCGGCCGGGCGACATGGGCTTCGACATCGTGCACTTCAATCTCCACAAGACCTTCTCCACGCCGCACGGTGGGGGCGGGCCGGGGGCGGGGCCCATCGCGGTCCGGGAGTTCCTCGTCCCCTTCTTGCCGGTGCCGCTGGTGGGGTTCGACGGGGAACGCTACTTCCTGGATTACGACGTTCCCAAGAGCATCGGAAGGGTCCGGAGCTTCTACGGCAACTTCGGGGTGCTGGTCAAGGCGTACGCTTACATCCGGGCGCTTGGCCCCGAGGGGCTACGGCGAGTCAGCGAGGCGGCCGTCCTCAACGCCAACTATCTGATGCGGCTGCTCGCCGAGGAGTATCACCTGCCCTACGACCGCCACTGCAAGCACGAGTTCGTGGTGTCGGCTGTGCGCCAGAAGGCGAAGGGAGTCCGGGCCGGCGACATCGCCAAGCGCATCCTCGACTTCGGGATGCACGCCCCGACCGTCTACTTCCCGCTCATCGTCGAGGAGGCGCTGATGGTGGAGCCCACCGAGACGGAGACCAAGCAGACGCTCGATCGGTTCGCCGCGGTGATGCGCCAGATCGCCAGGGAGGCCGAGGAAGCGCCCGAGATCGTGACGAGCGCGCCCCACCGGACGCCCGTGCGCCGCCTCGACGAGGTGACGGCCGCCCGGGAGCCGAAGCTCTGCTTCCCGGCGAGCTGA
- the gcvPA gene encoding aminomethyl-transferring glycine dehydrogenase subunit GcvPA codes for MDFVPLTDAEREQMLARIGVKSVEELFSDIPPKARLDRPLDLPNGMSEAELAAHMRSLAAKNAHLDQYPSFLGGGAYDHLVPAVVRHILARSEFYTAYTPYQAEVSQGVLQTIFEYQTLVCRLTGLDVANASMYDGASAAAEAALMAVAHTGRRRVLVSAAVHPEYRQVMATYLGNQDVLLDTIPWRMGVTNLDALQHALAQDVAAVVLQNPNFFGSVEEMAAASAMAHGVGALFVAIVDPISLGILAAPGEYEADVAVGEGQGLGNAISFGGPYLGFFAARRELVRRMPGRIVGLTKDVDGRRGFVLTLQTREQHIRRERATSNICTNQALNALAATVYLAMLGPKGVRRVAELSLQKAHYAFDSLVAEVPGIRPMWDAPFFKEFVVEMDGEVGELLTRLWQDYNILGGLPLAGLYQGLDRSVLWCVTEARTREEIDRLVLALKAIA; via the coding sequence GTGGACTTCGTCCCGTTGACGGACGCAGAGCGGGAGCAGATGCTGGCCCGCATCGGGGTCAAGAGCGTCGAGGAGCTCTTCTCGGACATCCCCCCCAAAGCCCGCCTCGACCGCCCTCTCGACCTCCCGAACGGGATGAGCGAGGCCGAGCTCGCCGCGCACATGCGGTCCCTGGCGGCCAAGAACGCCCACCTCGACCAGTATCCCTCGTTCCTGGGGGGAGGGGCCTACGATCATCTGGTCCCGGCCGTGGTCCGGCACATCCTGGCCCGGTCCGAGTTTTACACCGCGTACACCCCATACCAGGCCGAGGTGAGCCAGGGGGTGCTGCAGACCATTTTCGAGTACCAGACCCTGGTCTGCCGCCTCACGGGCCTGGACGTCGCCAACGCCTCCATGTACGACGGGGCGTCGGCTGCGGCCGAGGCCGCGCTCATGGCGGTCGCCCATACGGGCCGGCGCCGGGTGCTGGTCTCGGCTGCCGTGCACCCCGAGTATCGACAGGTGATGGCCACCTACCTGGGCAACCAGGACGTGCTGCTCGACACGATCCCCTGGCGCATGGGCGTCACCAACCTGGACGCTCTGCAGCACGCGCTGGCGCAGGACGTAGCCGCCGTCGTGCTCCAAAACCCCAACTTCTTTGGTTCGGTGGAGGAGATGGCCGCGGCGTCGGCGATGGCCCATGGGGTGGGCGCACTGTTCGTGGCGATCGTCGACCCCATCTCCCTGGGGATCCTGGCGGCGCCTGGAGAGTACGAGGCCGACGTCGCCGTCGGCGAGGGGCAGGGGCTGGGTAACGCCATCAGCTTCGGCGGGCCGTACCTGGGGTTCTTCGCAGCCCGGCGGGAGCTGGTGAGGCGGATGCCGGGGCGGATCGTGGGGTTGACGAAGGACGTCGACGGGCGCCGGGGCTTCGTGCTGACCTTGCAGACCCGGGAGCAGCACATCCGGCGAGAGCGGGCGACGTCCAACATCTGCACCAACCAGGCCCTCAACGCCCTGGCGGCTACGGTCTACCTGGCCATGCTGGGGCCGAAGGGCGTTCGCAGGGTCGCCGAACTCTCCCTGCAAAAGGCCCATTACGCGTTCGACTCCCTGGTGGCCGAGGTGCCGGGGATTCGGCCCATGTGGGACGCACCGTTCTTCAAGGAGTTCGTCGTGGAGATGGACGGCGAGGTCGGCGAGCTGCTCACCAGGCTCTGGCAGGATTACAACATCCTCGGGGGACTGCCGCTGGCCGGCCTCTACCAGGGCCTGGACCGGAGCGTCCTATGGTGCGTGACCGAGGCGCGCACCCGGGAAGAGATCGACCGTCTGGTGCTGGCGCTCAAGGCTATCGCGTGA
- the gcvH gene encoding glycine cleavage system protein GcvH, giving the protein MYPEHLQYTKEHEWVAVDGRKAKVGVTFYAQKELGDVVFVELPKKGAAVEQGKRMAVIESVKAVSDVYAPVSGTVTEVNEALADEPERVNKDPYGDGWICVIEVVRPEELHQLLSAADYKALIGAR; this is encoded by the coding sequence GTGTATCCGGAGCACCTCCAGTACACCAAGGAGCACGAGTGGGTGGCCGTGGACGGCCGCAAGGCGAAAGTCGGCGTCACGTTCTACGCCCAAAAGGAGCTCGGAGACGTGGTCTTCGTGGAGCTCCCCAAGAAGGGGGCGGCCGTGGAGCAGGGGAAGCGCATGGCCGTCATCGAGTCCGTCAAGGCAGTCTCGGACGTCTACGCCCCGGTCTCCGGCACGGTGACAGAGGTCAACGAGGCGCTGGCGGACGAGCCGGAGCGGGTCAACAAGGATCCGTACGGCGATGGGTGGATCTGCGTGATCGAGGTCGTCCGGCCGGAAGAGTTGCACCAGCTGCTGTCCGCGGCCGATTACAAGGCCCTGATCGGCGCCCGGTGA
- the gcvT gene encoding glycine cleavage system aminomethyltransferase GcvT, whose protein sequence is MPEASPAGRQLTRTPLSGLHERLGARMIEFAGWWMPVQYSGIVEEHRAVRERAGIFDLSHMGELVVEGPGAAAALDALVTCNLATLEVGQARYGVMCLPGGGIIDDLVVYREAPERFMLVVNAACHAKDLAWIEQHLAGTSVTVRDQTQELALIAVQGPQAQALLSPLVEGADLDALGFYRFTGATVAGIPATVSRTGYTGEDGFELFVEAGKAVALWEAIMQEAGPAGAVPVGLGARDTLRLEARYPLYGQDIDETTTPLEAGLGWVVDFPKGNFVGRHALLQQKERGVLRRLVGFVLEDRGVPRHGYALVEPQGGAPIGQVTSGTLSPVLQQGIGLGYVPVDRAAPGTALAVAIRDRLHRARIVKGSFVPVRTRGRSQKSAP, encoded by the coding sequence ATGCCAGAGGCGTCGCCCGCCGGCCGGCAGCTCACCCGGACCCCCTTGAGCGGGCTCCACGAGCGGCTTGGCGCGCGCATGATCGAGTTCGCCGGATGGTGGATGCCCGTCCAGTACAGCGGGATCGTGGAGGAGCACCGGGCCGTCCGGGAGCGCGCGGGGATCTTCGACCTTTCACACATGGGAGAGCTGGTGGTGGAGGGGCCGGGCGCCGCCGCCGCTCTCGACGCCCTGGTGACCTGCAACCTGGCGACGCTCGAGGTGGGGCAAGCCCGCTACGGCGTGATGTGCCTGCCCGGCGGCGGGATCATCGACGACCTCGTCGTGTACCGTGAGGCGCCTGAGCGCTTCATGCTGGTAGTCAACGCGGCCTGCCACGCCAAAGACCTTGCCTGGATCGAGCAGCATCTCGCCGGCACTTCCGTGACGGTCCGGGATCAGACGCAGGAGCTGGCTCTGATTGCCGTCCAGGGGCCGCAGGCGCAGGCCCTCCTCTCTCCCCTGGTAGAAGGCGCCGATCTGGACGCGCTGGGCTTTTACCGGTTCACCGGGGCCACCGTGGCCGGGATCCCCGCGACCGTTTCCCGCACCGGCTACACCGGAGAGGACGGCTTCGAGCTCTTCGTCGAGGCCGGCAAGGCCGTCGCCCTGTGGGAGGCGATCATGCAGGAGGCCGGACCCGCCGGCGCGGTGCCCGTGGGCCTCGGTGCCCGGGACACGTTGCGCCTGGAGGCGCGGTACCCGCTGTACGGCCAGGATATCGACGAGACCACCACGCCCCTCGAGGCGGGGCTGGGCTGGGTGGTGGACTTTCCGAAGGGCAACTTCGTAGGGCGGCACGCGCTCTTGCAGCAAAAAGAGCGCGGGGTGTTGCGCCGCCTGGTGGGTTTCGTCCTGGAGGACAGGGGCGTGCCGCGGCACGGGTACGCGCTGGTGGAGCCGCAAGGCGGCGCTCCCATCGGCCAGGTTACCAGCGGGACTCTTTCCCCGGTGCTTCAGCAGGGCATCGGGCTCGGATACGTGCCGGTGGACCGGGCCGCTCCGGGGACGGCCCTGGCGGTCGCGATCCGCGACCGGCTCCACCGGGCGCGGATCGTCAAAGGGAGCTTCGTGCCCGTCCGGACCCGGGGTCGCAGTCAGAAGAGCGCGCCGTGA
- the sucD gene encoding succinate--CoA ligase subunit alpha, whose product MSILVDRNTRVVVHGITGREGEFHTRQMLAYGTKVVAGVTPGKGGTRVEGVPVFETAAQARKATGANASIIFVPAAFAADSALEAIEAGMNPVVVITEGIPVQDMLAVVAAARRRGTRLIGPNCPGLISPGEALVGILPGAIFRPGPVGLVSRSGTLTYEVVHELSRAGLGQSTCVGVGGDPIIGSRFVDILHLFEQDPATRAVVLIGEIGGTDEEEAAAFIRDHGTKPVVSFISGRTAPPGKRMGHAGAIISGKMGTAQSKVEALRDAGVPVADSIQEIVGLVAERLSSPARARS is encoded by the coding sequence TTGTCCATCCTCGTGGATCGCAACACGCGCGTCGTCGTCCACGGCATCACCGGGCGCGAGGGAGAGTTCCACACGCGGCAGATGCTCGCCTACGGCACCAAGGTGGTGGCGGGCGTCACGCCCGGCAAGGGAGGCACCAGGGTCGAGGGGGTGCCCGTCTTCGAGACGGCAGCCCAGGCCCGGAAGGCAACCGGGGCCAACGCGTCGATCATCTTCGTGCCGGCCGCGTTCGCCGCCGACTCCGCGCTCGAGGCCATCGAGGCGGGCATGAACCCCGTGGTGGTCATCACCGAGGGCATTCCCGTGCAGGACATGCTGGCGGTCGTGGCGGCAGCCCGCAGGAGGGGGACGCGCCTCATCGGCCCCAACTGTCCGGGCTTGATCTCGCCGGGCGAGGCGCTCGTGGGCATCCTGCCGGGCGCGATCTTCCGGCCCGGGCCCGTGGGCCTCGTCTCGCGGAGCGGGACCCTGACTTACGAAGTCGTGCACGAGCTGAGCCGGGCCGGGCTGGGCCAGTCCACGTGCGTGGGGGTCGGGGGAGACCCCATCATCGGCTCCCGGTTCGTGGACATCCTCCACCTCTTTGAGCAGGATCCGGCCACCCGTGCGGTGGTGCTCATCGGGGAGATCGGAGGGACCGACGAGGAAGAGGCGGCCGCGTTCATCCGGGACCACGGGACCAAGCCCGTCGTCTCGTTCATCTCGGGGCGCACGGCTCCCCCGGGCAAGCGCATGGGACACGCCGGCGCCATCATCTCGGGCAAGATGGGCACTGCGCAGTCCAAGGTCGAGGCGCTGCGCGATGCAGGCGTGCCGGTGGCCGACTCCATCCAGGAGATCGTCGGCCTCGTGGCGGAGCGCCTGAGCTCCCCGGCGCGCGCCCGCTCCTGA
- the sucC gene encoding ADP-forming succinate--CoA ligase subunit beta, translated as MRLTEAQSKAIFRDGGLPVPDGRVASSPDEVRQIAGELGGRVAVKVQIPIGGRGKAGGIRIAATPDDAARAASELIGARIRGYEVRQVLVERAAAVQREYYLSVTVDRSRQAAVAIFSTAGGMDIEEVAEKTPHLVAKEWADPLLGLRDFQVRRLFEEGGAPAEARKELARFARILYELFRRHDAQLVEINPLAQLEDGTLVALDGKVEIDDNALFRHPDLAAMREVEGDHPLERAAREQHLAYVKLDGNVGIIGNGAGLVMATLDMVQREGGRPANFLDIGGGARADVVERALRIVLSDPDVKSVLINVFGGITRGDEVARGMLQALGQLERRSVPIVVRLAGTRAEEGRALLVQAGRGIETAPTFQQAARRVVELAAGA; from the coding sequence ATGCGGCTCACCGAAGCGCAGTCCAAGGCCATCTTTCGGGACGGGGGCCTTCCCGTGCCCGATGGGCGGGTGGCCTCCTCTCCTGACGAGGTGCGCCAGATCGCCGGCGAGCTCGGGGGCCGCGTGGCAGTCAAGGTGCAGATCCCGATCGGGGGCCGGGGCAAAGCCGGGGGCATCCGGATCGCGGCTACTCCGGACGATGCCGCCAGGGCGGCATCCGAGCTCATCGGCGCACGGATCCGGGGCTATGAGGTCCGTCAGGTGCTGGTGGAGCGGGCGGCGGCGGTCCAGCGCGAGTACTACCTGAGCGTGACCGTCGACCGATCCCGCCAGGCCGCGGTGGCCATCTTCTCCACGGCCGGCGGCATGGACATCGAGGAGGTAGCGGAGAAGACTCCCCACCTGGTCGCCAAGGAGTGGGCCGATCCGCTCCTGGGGCTGCGCGACTTCCAGGTGCGGCGGCTTTTCGAGGAGGGCGGAGCCCCCGCCGAGGCGCGCAAGGAGCTGGCGCGTTTCGCCCGGATCCTTTACGAGCTCTTTCGCCGCCACGACGCCCAACTGGTCGAGATCAACCCGCTGGCCCAGCTGGAGGACGGCACGCTCGTCGCTCTCGACGGCAAGGTGGAGATCGACGATAACGCGCTCTTCCGCCACCCCGACCTGGCCGCCATGCGAGAGGTGGAGGGGGACCATCCTCTCGAGCGGGCGGCGCGTGAACAACACCTGGCCTACGTGAAACTGGACGGTAACGTGGGCATCATCGGCAACGGTGCCGGGTTGGTCATGGCCACCCTCGACATGGTGCAGCGGGAGGGGGGACGCCCGGCCAACTTCCTCGACATCGGCGGGGGAGCGCGAGCCGACGTCGTGGAGCGGGCCCTGCGCATCGTGCTGAGCGACCCCGACGTGAAGTCCGTGCTGATCAACGTCTTCGGAGGCATCACCCGGGGGGACGAGGTCGCTCGCGGCATGCTGCAGGCACTGGGCCAGCTGGAGAGGCGCTCCGTCCCGATCGTGGTACGGCTTGCCGGCACCCGGGCGGAGGAGGGGCGAGCGCTCCTCGTGCAGGCGGGCCGCGGCATCGAGACCGCGCCCACTTTCCAGCAAGCGGCCCGGCGGGTGGTGGAGCTGGCCGCCGGAGCCTGA
- a CDS encoding branched-chain amino acid transaminase — MARYAYFEGRVVDLEDARISVMTHAFNYGTACFEGIRAYWNEERRQLYLFRVREHYQRMLNSAKILRIRSALTLDQLVEVTLEILRRNGDREDVYVRPLFYKSERAIGVRLHGLSDDFTLFAVPFGPYLDVEKPIRARVSSWRHVGDNVIPMRAKISGSYVNAALAKSEAAEDGYDEAIFLTEDGHVSEGSAENLFLVRNGRLITTPVYADILEGITRATILQLATEQLHLPVEERPIDRTELYVADEVFLVGTGAQVSAVGEIDHRPVGDGAMGPITRRIQRLYFEVVKGNVPEYRHWLTPVYQEGK, encoded by the coding sequence ATGGCACGGTACGCGTACTTCGAGGGGCGGGTCGTCGACCTGGAGGACGCCCGGATCAGCGTCATGACCCACGCTTTCAACTACGGCACGGCCTGTTTCGAAGGGATCCGGGCGTACTGGAACGAGGAGCGCCGGCAACTCTACCTCTTCCGGGTGCGGGAGCACTACCAGCGGATGCTCAACTCCGCGAAGATCCTGCGCATCCGCTCGGCTCTGACCCTGGATCAGCTCGTGGAGGTGACGCTGGAGATCCTCCGGCGTAACGGCGACCGGGAGGACGTGTACGTGCGCCCCCTCTTTTACAAGAGCGAGCGGGCCATCGGGGTGCGCCTGCACGGCCTCTCCGACGACTTCACCCTTTTCGCCGTGCCCTTCGGCCCGTACCTGGACGTCGAGAAGCCGATCCGGGCCCGGGTGTCGTCGTGGCGGCACGTCGGTGACAACGTCATCCCGATGCGGGCCAAGATCTCGGGCTCGTACGTCAACGCGGCCCTGGCCAAGTCGGAGGCGGCCGAGGACGGATACGACGAGGCCATCTTCCTGACCGAGGATGGCCACGTGTCGGAGGGTAGCGCCGAAAACCTCTTTCTCGTCCGTAACGGCCGGCTGATCACGACGCCCGTTTACGCCGACATCCTGGAAGGCATTACGCGAGCGACCATCCTGCAGCTCGCCACAGAGCAGCTCCATCTCCCCGTCGAGGAGCGTCCCATCGACCGGACCGAGCTATACGTCGCCGACGAGGTCTTCCTGGTAGGAACGGGCGCCCAGGTCAGCGCCGTCGGCGAGATCGATCACAGGCCGGTGGGTGACGGGGCGATGGGGCCCATCACCCGCCGTATCCAGCGGCTCTATTTCGAAGTGGTCAAAGGCAACGTTCCCGAGTACCGTCACTGGCTCACGCCGGTGTACCAGGAGGGGAAGTGA